One Glycine max cultivar Williams 82 chromosome 6, Glycine_max_v4.0, whole genome shotgun sequence DNA segment encodes these proteins:
- the LOC100786535 gene encoding UDP-xylose transporter 3 has translation MGEGEKFQLGTVGALSMSVVSSVSIVICNKALMSSLHFIFATTLTSWHLLVTFCSLHVALKLRLFEHKPFEQKAVMGFGILNGISIGLLNLSLGFNSVGFYQMTKLAIIPCTILLEILFLGKKFSKRVQFSLSILLLGVGIATVTDLQLNALGSFLSLLAVITTCVAQIMTNTIQKKFKVSSTQLLYQTCPYQSATLLIFGPYLDKLLTNLNVFAFKYTTQVTMVIILSCMISIAVNFSTFLVIGKTSPITYQVLGHLKTCLVLAFGYIIVHDPFSWRNILGILVAMVGMILYSYYCALEGQQKTVEAATQASEAREGETETLINVENASTVLNKRPPVWSKEKD, from the exons ATGGGCGAGGGAGAGAAATTTCAGCTGGGAACTGTTGGCGCATTGAGTATGTCTGTGGTGTCGTCAGTGTCGATTGTGATTTGCAATAAGGCGTTGATGAGCTCACTGCATTTCATTTTTG CTACAACTTTGACAAGTTGGCATCTTCTTGTAACATTTTGTTCCCTTCATGTGGCACTAAAGTTGAGACTTTTTGAGCACAAACCTTTTGAGCAGAAAGCTGTGATGGGATTTGGAATTCTTAATGGAATATCAATTGGTCTTTTAAATTTGAGCCTAGGCTTCAATTCTGTTGGCTTTTATCAg ATGACAAAGTTGGCAATCATCCCATGCACTATTCTATTGGAGATCCTTTTTCTTGGGAAGAAATTCAG TAAAAGAGTGCAATTTTCTCTTTCTATCCTCCTTCTGGGTGTTGGAATTGCAACCGTTACTGATCTGCAACTCAATGCTTTGGGCTCTTTCTTATCTTTGCTCGCGGTGATTACAACATGTGTTGCTCAGATT ATGACAAATACCATTCAGAAGAAGTTTAAGGTTTCTTCTACCCAACTTTTGTATCAAACATGTCCATATCAATCAGCTACCTTGTTAATCTTTGGACCatatttggataaacttttgACCAACCTAAATGTCTTTGCTTTCAAGTACACAACCCAAGTGACG ATGGTCATTATTCTTTCATGCATGATCTCTATCGCGGTGAATTTTAGTACATTTCTTGTAATTGGAAAGACATCTCCAATCACCTATCAGGTTCTTGGACATCTAAAGACATGCCTTGTATTGGCTTTTGGATATATTATTGTTCATGACCCTTTCAGTTGGAGGAACATACTTGGAATTTTGGTAGCCATGGTTGGGATGATTCTGTATTCCTATTATTGTGCTCTCGAGGGTCAACAAAAAACAGTTGAAGCTGCCACACAAGCATCAGAG GCAAGAGAAGGTGAAACTGAGACTCTAATTAATGTGGAAAATGCAAGTACAGTTTTGAACAAAAGGCCCCCTGTTTGGAGCAAAGAAAAAGATTAG